The region ACGACTGCCTCCTCTCGAAGGCAACCTTGAATCACGGGAGGTCGAAGAACGGAATCCTATTTGTCAACAGGTCCTAGTGGATGCTAACGGATTGCAGTCGCTGCTCCGTTTGTGCATCGGGTGTTGCGATGCGCGCAGTGTATATTCAAGATTGCATCATTTTCGAAGTTTGTATCAATCTCGTGACGCCTGTCTGAACCTGAAGGCGCGCGCGTTTCGGGCCAAGTCGCATGCAGGACAGCCTGTGTCCGGCCGCACCCCTAGCGTTCGGACAACGCCAACGATTTCCGGACCCTTGAGAGCCATGACCGAGACCGTCATCACCTCCGAAAAGCGCAAGGTCGTGATCGGCTTCGATCGCCGCTTCGTGATGATCGGCGAACGGATCAACCCGACCGGCCGCAAGCTGCTCGCGGCCGAGATGGCGGCCGGCGACTATTCCCGCGTTGTCGCCGACGCGCTGGCGCAGGTCGAGGCCGGCGCGCAGATGCTGGACGTGAATGCCGGCATCCCGCTTGCCGACGAGCCGAAGATCCTGGCCGACTGCATCAAGCTGGTGCAGGAGACCGTCGACGTGCCGCTGTCGATCGATAGTTCGATCGTCGAGGCGCTGGAGGCGGGGCTCGCCGTCTACAAGGGCAAGGCGCTGGTCAACTCGGTCACCGGCGAGGAGGAGCGGCTGGAGCGCGTCCTGCCGCTGATCAAGAAGTACAACGCCGCCGTGGTCGCCATCTCCAACGACGAGACCGGCATCTCGGAAGACCCGGACGTGCGCTATGCCGTCGCCAAGAAGATCGTCGAGCGCGCGGCCGATTTCGGCATCCCGCGCGAGGACGTGGTGGTCGACCCGCTGGTCATGCCGGTCGGCGCGATCAACGACGCCGGCGCCCGGCTGATGTATCT is a window of Prosthecodimorpha staleyi DNA encoding:
- a CDS encoding dihydropteroate synthase, with the translated sequence MTETVITSEKRKVVIGFDRRFVMIGERINPTGRKLLAAEMAAGDYSRVVADALAQVEAGAQMLDVNAGIPLADEPKILADCIKLVQETVDVPLSIDSSIVEALEAGLAVYKGKALVNSVTGEEERLERVLPLIKKYNAAVVAISNDETGISEDPDVRYAVAKKIVERAADFGIPREDVVVDPLVMPVGAINDAGARLMYLLRRLQGELKVNTTCGASNFSFGLPNRRGLNAAFLPMMIGAGMTSAIMNPLHNEDIQAILGADVVMGHDPNCMSWIRKFREPAPEGATPNPEGGGGRREREGRRRARG